In one Photobacterium swingsii genomic region, the following are encoded:
- the putP gene encoding sodium/proline symporter PutP, with protein sequence MIENSFAITGTFITYLIAMMAIGYIAYKRTSNSADYFLGGRTLGPWPAALSAGASDMSGWLLLGLPGYAYAAGIESFWLAGGLLLGTWLNWLICAKRLRTYSITTDNALTLPEFLARRFDDKSKLIQTISAFFILLFFLFYTSSGLVAGGKLFETVFGLDYTIAVIVGTVCVVSYTLFGGFLAVSWTDLVQGLLMSAALLIVPIAAMNGGVGDLTAALELKNPELMTLFNDVKGEPLSAIAIISLAAWGLGYFGQPHILARFKATRSNADIATARRIAVVWTALSMAGAILVGLVGILYVDNQLAGDLADGEKIFMLLVNSMFHPVIAGILLAAILAAIMSTADSQLLVSSSALAEDFYKQVFRPQASQDEIVTVGRAAVIILSIVALVLAMNPDSSVLGLVSYAWAGFGAAFGPALLLSLYWKGMNRNGALAGIVVGAMTVVIWKQLNGGIFDLYEIVPGFILATISIIAISSLTGNASSEVEAQFDQYEKNLVEFD encoded by the coding sequence ATGATAGAAAACAGCTTTGCGATAACAGGTACGTTTATTACTTACCTGATCGCTATGATGGCCATTGGCTATATTGCTTATAAGCGAACATCAAACTCCGCCGATTACTTCTTAGGTGGGCGCACACTTGGGCCTTGGCCTGCAGCTTTATCTGCTGGTGCGTCAGACATGAGTGGTTGGTTGCTATTGGGGCTACCCGGTTATGCATATGCGGCGGGTATCGAGTCATTTTGGCTCGCAGGTGGCCTACTCTTGGGGACTTGGCTAAACTGGCTTATCTGTGCAAAACGGTTACGTACGTACAGTATTACAACCGACAACGCGCTGACATTACCTGAGTTTTTAGCTCGTCGTTTTGATGATAAATCGAAACTGATCCAAACCATTTCAGCTTTCTTCATTTTGCTCTTCTTCCTTTTCTACACCAGTTCAGGTTTAGTTGCAGGCGGTAAACTTTTTGAAACTGTGTTTGGTCTTGATTACACCATTGCCGTTATTGTTGGTACTGTGTGTGTCGTGTCTTACACCTTATTTGGTGGTTTCTTAGCGGTATCGTGGACAGACTTGGTGCAAGGACTATTAATGTCGGCCGCTCTGTTAATCGTGCCGATTGCAGCAATGAATGGTGGTGTGGGCGACTTAACGGCTGCGCTTGAGCTGAAAAACCCAGAACTGATGACGCTGTTTAATGATGTGAAAGGTGAGCCTTTATCTGCGATTGCGATCATTTCATTGGCTGCATGGGGGCTAGGTTACTTTGGTCAGCCGCACATCCTTGCCCGTTTTAAAGCAACACGTTCAAATGCTGATATTGCAACGGCGCGTCGTATTGCCGTGGTATGGACTGCGTTGTCTATGGCGGGAGCAATTCTTGTTGGCTTAGTAGGGATCTTATATGTAGATAACCAACTGGCGGGTGATTTGGCGGATGGCGAGAAAATCTTCATGCTATTGGTTAACTCTATGTTCCACCCTGTTATCGCTGGTATTTTACTTGCGGCTATCTTGGCGGCGATCATGAGTACGGCTGATTCACAGCTATTGGTATCGTCATCAGCATTGGCTGAAGATTTTTATAAGCAAGTATTCCGTCCACAAGCCTCTCAAGATGAAATCGTAACGGTTGGACGTGCTGCTGTGATTATCCTTTCTATTGTGGCATTGGTACTTGCCATGAACCCAGATAGCTCAGTACTGGGCCTAGTGTCTTATGCATGGGCGGGCTTTGGTGCTGCGTTTGGTCCTGCTCTGCTATTAAGCCTTTACTGGAAAGGCATGAACCGTAATGGCGCGTTGGCTGGTATTGTCGTGGGTGCGATGACAGTTGTGATTTGGAAGCAACTTAACGGTGGTATTTTCGACCTTTACGAAATTGTACCTGGATTCATCTTGGCGACAATCTCTATTATTGCGATAAGCTCACTGACGGGTAATGCTTCAAGTGAAGTGGAAGCGCAGTTTGATCAATATGAGAAGAACTTGGTTGAGTTTGATTAG
- a CDS encoding aldehyde dehydrogenase family protein — MKNQIQTLVNNSAAAWENWNALGYEQRTRILTTWANSLNENSQKMVAFQCLNAQEHVGETLLMPGPTGETNELYSAGRGTLVVTGDEDATEVAIIGQLSAALVNGNSVILCLPINASLQAGNVINQLTLAGCPLNVVQSAEHEQLTALVANTEVAGITFAGQASTAQCLARQLAERNGLLAQLIAETDCTQLPVIGSPTYSMRFITERTRTINITAVGGNATLLELGSGEEH, encoded by the coding sequence ATGAAGAATCAAATTCAAACGTTGGTAAACAATAGCGCAGCCGCGTGGGAAAACTGGAATGCACTTGGCTACGAGCAACGCACGCGTATTTTGACGACATGGGCAAACAGCCTTAATGAAAACAGCCAGAAAATGGTTGCCTTTCAATGCTTGAATGCACAAGAGCATGTTGGCGAAACCTTACTAATGCCAGGCCCTACGGGGGAAACCAATGAGCTTTATAGCGCAGGTCGCGGCACCTTGGTCGTCACTGGCGATGAGGATGCGACTGAGGTGGCCATTATCGGGCAACTTTCAGCTGCATTAGTGAATGGTAACAGTGTCATTTTATGCCTACCCATTAATGCGAGCTTACAAGCTGGCAATGTCATTAATCAGCTGACACTCGCAGGATGTCCACTGAATGTTGTGCAAAGTGCCGAGCATGAACAGTTAACAGCACTGGTGGCGAATACCGAGGTTGCAGGTATTACTTTTGCTGGACAGGCAAGTACGGCTCAGTGTTTGGCTCGTCAATTAGCGGAACGTAATGGTTTATTGGCGCAGTTGATTGCTGAAACCGATTGTACGCAGTTGCCTGTAATTGGTAGCCCAACTTATTCCATGCGTTTTATTACTGAACGCACTCGTACCATTAATATCACTGCTGTCGGCGGGAATGCCACCTTGTTGGAGCTTGGCAGCGGGGAAGAACACTAA
- the putA gene encoding bifunctional proline dehydrogenase/L-glutamate gamma-semialdehyde dehydrogenase PutA — protein sequence MFNAADALQPSFIDKPLSELWQLISPLYSVDESQWLAQLLPMAEPSEQERKQTTDSAAELIERVRADKTAVQMIDALLLEYSLDTKEGILLMCLAEALMRIPDAATADALIRDKLSVADWKSHLKNSESLFVNASTWGLMLTGKVVTMDAKADGQPSHAINRLVNKMSEPVIRQAMNQAMKIMGHQFVLGRSITEAMKNGKDKRDLGFTYSFDMLGEAALTQQDAHKYYKDYIMAIEAVGRDSYRNSKSPDPTVSIKLSALHPRYDVANEERVLSEMYQSVLSLLARARELNVGITIDAEEADRLELSLKLFEKLYRSDDVKGWGRFGLVVQSYSKRALPVLAWLAALSKQQGDVIPLRLVKGAYWDSELKMSQQSGYAGYPVFTRKEGTDTSYLACARLLLAPHLRGLIYPQFASHNAHTVSAIVAMAAHKDFEFQRLHGMGDALYNHAMDMYQTNVRIYAPVGSHKDLLPYLVRRLLENGANSSFVHRLVDADCPIETLTEHPVDILQSRPSLHNGLIALPPAIFGESRQNSAGINIDIESEWTPFKASIDAFAETQWQAGPLVNGERVMGAPATSELRISETQAITAPYDRRESVGEVSFASRDLVIEAIDLASNAYPAWSQTPVAERAACLDRLADLLEANTGELIALCHREAGKTIQDGIDEIREAVDFCRFYAHQAATEFAQPHVIEAYDGSTKQLTYQGRGVFACISPWNFPLAIFLGQVSAALVAGNTVVAKPAEQTSIIAFRAIEMMLEAGVPSGVIQLLPGTGAEVGTALTSDIRIAGVAFTGSTETAQRINRTLVARDCEPVPFVAETGGQNAMIVDSTALPEQVVRDVVRSAFASAGQRCSALRVLFVQQDIADRIVGLIKGAMAELSVGRPELHSTDVGPVIDKTARNKLVTHIQSLKNRATLIAQAELPDACQFGDFVAPTAFEISNIDVLENENFGPILHVVRFEAGKLDQVIDQINHTGFGLTLGVHSRNERTYSYIEQRMRVGNCYINRDQVGAVVGVQPFGGQGLSGTGPKAGGPHYLYRFTQDVYAV from the coding sequence GCTGAAGCGCTCATGCGTATTCCAGATGCAGCAACGGCGGATGCACTTATTCGTGACAAACTCAGCGTAGCGGATTGGAAGTCTCACCTGAAAAATTCAGAGTCCTTGTTTGTGAATGCGTCCACATGGGGACTAATGCTAACGGGAAAAGTGGTCACTATGGATGCGAAGGCTGATGGTCAGCCAAGTCATGCGATCAATCGCCTCGTTAATAAAATGTCTGAGCCTGTGATCCGTCAAGCCATGAATCAGGCAATGAAGATCATGGGACACCAATTTGTATTGGGCCGCAGCATTACCGAAGCAATGAAGAACGGAAAAGACAAACGCGATCTGGGCTTTACATACTCCTTTGATATGTTGGGTGAGGCGGCGCTTACTCAACAAGATGCTCATAAATATTACAAAGACTACATCATGGCGATCGAGGCGGTGGGCCGAGACAGCTATCGTAATTCTAAATCTCCTGATCCTACGGTATCGATTAAATTGTCGGCGTTGCACCCGCGCTACGATGTTGCGAATGAAGAACGCGTACTCAGCGAGATGTATCAATCAGTACTCTCGCTATTAGCCCGTGCGCGTGAATTGAATGTCGGTATCACGATTGATGCTGAAGAAGCAGATCGCCTAGAGCTATCGTTGAAACTGTTTGAAAAGCTGTACCGTTCTGACGACGTGAAGGGGTGGGGACGTTTTGGTTTGGTTGTGCAGTCTTATTCTAAGCGCGCACTTCCTGTCCTTGCTTGGTTAGCCGCGCTAAGTAAGCAGCAAGGTGACGTGATCCCATTGCGCTTAGTGAAAGGGGCGTACTGGGATAGCGAACTGAAGATGTCACAGCAAAGTGGGTATGCTGGTTACCCTGTCTTTACGCGCAAAGAAGGAACGGATACTTCATACCTTGCTTGTGCGCGTTTACTGCTGGCACCTCACCTTCGTGGCCTGATTTACCCGCAGTTTGCAAGTCATAATGCCCATACTGTCTCTGCTATTGTTGCCATGGCTGCACATAAAGATTTTGAATTTCAACGTCTGCATGGCATGGGGGATGCACTTTATAACCATGCGATGGACATGTACCAAACCAATGTTCGCATTTATGCCCCAGTAGGGAGTCATAAAGATCTACTGCCGTATTTAGTGCGTCGTTTACTTGAAAACGGGGCTAACAGTTCTTTTGTCCACCGTCTTGTTGATGCTGATTGCCCGATTGAGACCTTGACTGAACACCCTGTCGATATTCTTCAATCACGCCCTAGTTTACACAATGGTTTGATTGCGTTACCGCCTGCAATTTTTGGTGAGTCTCGTCAAAACTCAGCAGGGATCAATATCGATATTGAATCGGAATGGACCCCATTTAAAGCGTCGATTGATGCGTTTGCTGAGACCCAATGGCAAGCGGGCCCACTTGTTAACGGTGAGCGCGTAATGGGTGCTCCCGCCACGAGTGAATTAAGAATCAGTGAGACGCAAGCGATCACAGCACCTTATGATCGCCGTGAATCTGTGGGTGAAGTGAGTTTTGCGTCGCGCGATTTGGTGATTGAAGCGATTGATCTTGCATCGAATGCCTACCCGGCATGGTCACAAACACCTGTCGCAGAGCGTGCTGCTTGTTTAGATCGTTTAGCTGACTTACTAGAAGCTAACACGGGTGAACTGATTGCACTTTGCCACCGTGAAGCTGGTAAGACGATTCAAGATGGCATTGATGAAATTCGTGAAGCGGTTGATTTCTGCCGTTTTTATGCCCATCAAGCGGCCACTGAATTTGCGCAACCTCATGTTATCGAAGCCTATGATGGATCAACGAAACAGCTGACTTACCAAGGCCGTGGTGTGTTTGCCTGTATCAGCCCATGGAACTTCCCACTGGCGATTTTCTTAGGCCAAGTCTCTGCGGCATTAGTCGCGGGTAATACTGTGGTGGCAAAACCTGCTGAGCAAACATCGATCATTGCGTTTAGAGCTATCGAAATGATGCTTGAAGCCGGGGTTCCTAGCGGAGTGATTCAATTACTACCAGGTACAGGCGCCGAAGTGGGGACGGCATTAACGTCGGATATTCGTATCGCTGGTGTGGCTTTTACAGGCTCGACAGAAACAGCACAGCGTATTAACCGCACTTTAGTTGCCCGTGATTGTGAGCCTGTTCCGTTTGTGGCTGAGACTGGCGGACAAAATGCCATGATCGTCGATAGTACGGCACTGCCAGAGCAAGTGGTGCGTGATGTGGTTCGCTCAGCGTTTGCCTCTGCAGGTCAGCGTTGTTCAGCTCTGCGCGTACTCTTTGTTCAACAAGATATCGCCGATCGCATTGTTGGCTTGATCAAAGGCGCGATGGCGGAATTGTCAGTGGGTCGTCCTGAGTTGCACAGCACGGATGTTGGTCCTGTGATTGACAAAACGGCGCGCAATAAGCTTGTTACCCATATCCAATCATTGAAAAACCGCGCGACATTAATTGCTCAAGCAGAGTTACCAGATGCTTGTCAGTTTGGGGATTTCGTTGCGCCGACCGCCTTTGAAATAAGCAATATTGATGTATTAGAAAACGAAAACTTTGGACCGATTTTGCACGTGGTGCGATTTGAAGCAGGCAAACTCGACCAAGTCATTGATCAAATAAACCATACAGGATTTGGCTTAACGCTGGGTGTACACAGTCGTAATGAGCGCACGTATAGCTACATAGAACAACGTATGCGTGTGGGTAACTGTTATATCAACCGTGATCAAGTTGGTGCTGTGGTTGGCGTACAACCGTTTGGTGGACAGGGGTTATCAGGTACAGGTCCTAAAGCCGGTGGACCACACTACTTGTATCGTTTCACACAAGATGTTTACGCCGTGTAA